The following coding sequences lie in one Zingiber officinale cultivar Zhangliang chromosome 2B, Zo_v1.1, whole genome shotgun sequence genomic window:
- the LOC122048923 gene encoding protein argonaute 4B-like: protein MEKTHGAHSLPADSLQELVHSLSYVYQKRTTAISVVAQIGPFVKFDDLSNPSSSQGGRQHTATGTIPVPELPRLHENVSSSMLFC from the exons atggaaaaaacgcatggag CCCACTCATTACCAGCTGATTCCCTGCAGGAGCTTGTTCATTCACTTTCTTATGT ATATCAGAAGAGGACAACTGCAATATCTGTTG TTGCACAAATTGGGCCATTTGTGAAATTTGATGATTTATCTAATCCTTCATCCAGCCAAGGTGGACGGCAGCATACTGCAACTGGAACAATTCCAGTGCCAGAACTTCCACGTTTACATGAGAATGTTTCGAGTTCCATGCTGTTCTGCTGA
- the LOC122048922 gene encoding subtilisin-like protease 4 encodes MTLTPWLLFFLLLAFFLNPSVASSSSTSRYIIQVKEPIESLTTEGSLKRWHESFLPPAVEASGVDRRLLHSYSDVFSGFAALLTEEELQAMGKKSGFVRAFPDRVLRLMTTHTPDFLGLKVGSKGLWNDSKLGSGVIIGVLDTGVTPGHPSYDDEGVPPPPSTWKGSCELETGCNNKLIGARSMIAGRGGSPPVDENGHGTHTSATAAGNFIRNASYFGFAKGTAAGMAPRAHLAIYQVCPLSDCSSADILAGLDAAVKDGVDILSISMGAGSMPLDQDPIAIGSFVAASKGIFVSCSAGNFGPNNFTLNNEAPWMLTVAASSIDRRFRASVKLPSGKVILGESLDQPSNFPESSLPLYYSTESPTCDMDPLDDSHRGSVWVCEAGGSRDVVASAKSHGAKALIFISPKIIGANVMLSKMDFPRVVLTNKEGSDLISYLISASDPSASIVFNGTVFDVSSTPAVPWFSSRGPSQATPGILKPDISGPGLNILAAWIPSGDTPKYMIASGTSVATPHLSGVAALLKATHPT; translated from the coding sequence ATGACTCTTACGCCATGGCTATTATTCTTTCTCCTCCTCGCCTTCTTCTTGAATCCCTCCGTCGCCTCTTCTTCATCTACGAGCCGTTACATTATTCAAGTGAAAGAGCCGATTGAGTCACTGACGACGGAAGGGAGCCTGAAGAGGTGGCACGAATCTTTCCTGCCACCAGCCGTCGAGGCGTCTGGCGTCGATCGGCGGCTGCTGCACTCTTACAGCGACGTATTCAGCGGATTCGCGGCCTTGCTGACGGAGGAAGAGTTGCAGGCGATGGGGAAGAAGAGTGGCTTCGTCCGCGCGTTCCCGGACCGGGTGCTGCGCCTGATGACCACCCACACGCCGGATTTCCTTGGGCTCAAGGTCGGGAGTAAAGGGTTGTGGAATGACTCGAAGCTCGGGAGTGGAGTCATCATCGGAGTCCTCGACACTGGCGTGACTCCCGGACACCCTTCCTACGACGACGAGGGTGTCCCGCCTCCGCCCTCGACGTGGAAGGGCTCGTGCGAGCTCGAGACCGGTTGCAACAACAAGCTCATCGGCGCCAGGTCGATGATCGCCGGTCGGGGTGGGAGTCCTCCCGTCGACGAGAACGGCCATGGGACCCACACTTCCGCCACCGCCGCTGGTAATTTCATCCGCAACGCGAGCTACTTTGGCTTTGCCAAAGGCACAGCCGCTGGGATGGCCCCTCGGGCTCACCTCGCCATCTACCAGGTCTGCCCTCTCTCAGACTGCAGTTCTGCCGACATCCTCGCTGGGTTGGATGCAGCTGTAAAGGACGGTGTTGACATCCTCTCTATCTCGATGGGCGCAGGTTCCATGCCTCTCGACCAGGATCCCATTGCCATCGGCTCGTTCGTGGCAGCCAGTAAGGGGATCTTCGTCAGTTGCTCCGCCGGAAACTTTGGACCAAACAACTTCACCCTCAACAATGAGGCGCCGTGGATGCTCACTGTGGCGGCAAGCAGCATCGATCGAAGGTTCAGGGCCTCTGTGAAGCTTCCCAGTGGGAAGGTGATCCTCGGAGAGTCTCTCGACCAGCCTAGCAACTTTCCAGAAAGCTCTCTTCCCCTGTACTACTCCACTGAGTCGCCGACCTGCGACATGGATCCTCTCGATGATAGCCACAGGGGCAGTGTCTGGGTTTGCGAGGCCGGTGGTAGCCGTGATGTGGTGGCGTCCGCCAAGTCCCATGGCGCCAAGGCGTTGATCTTCATTTCCCCGAAGATAATAGGCGCCAACGTCATGCTAAGCAAGATGGACTTTCCCAGAGTAGTGCTCACCAACAAAGAAGGCTCCGACCTCATATCGTATTTGATCTCTGCTTCTGACCCCTCTGCGTCGATCGTCTTCAACGGGACGGTTTTCGACGTATCCTCCACCCCTGCCGTGCCTTGGTTCTCCTCCCGGGGGCCATCTCAAGCAACGCCGGGAATTCTCAAACCAGACATCTCTGGCCCTGGCCTTAACATCTTAGcggcctggattccttccggtgACACTCCGAAGTACATGATTGCATCCGGCACATCCGTGGCGACGCCTCACCTCAGCGGTGTCGCCGCGCTCTTAAAGGCTACACATCCTACTTAG